One part of the Clostridium thermosuccinogenes genome encodes these proteins:
- a CDS encoding IS701 family transposase: protein MPEIIIEQSQEVINYINMLDLPYSEAIQNHMVLMVSGIITTEGSKNVSRIYSKHTCNRDRSCGSRFLGQYKWSNDYVDHKRINHSLNVVRNSVNEDTSGFLIIDDSLSKKDKSTKKIEGLDFHHSHSDGKPMWSHCVVTSHYKISEYSLPQNFRLYLRKQFFGNKAKKHFKNKQELAMQLIDEFIPVTETTYLLLDAWYTSGKVMLHALKRGYHTIGRIKSNRVIYPGGIKTSVREFSTFISKDETSPVTAGDDTYYVYRYEGKINDLENAVILFCWSKPDLSDKPAFILSTDVSLTTSEILIYYQNRWDIEVSYRYQKNSLGFDKYQVESLTSIKRFWSMVFMAYTFLELFRVSNKKSLKLDTLGDTIGYFRKQYLVSIAKFAYTCAVKGVTVDAVITKLGIAA from the coding sequence ATGCCTGAGATAATAATAGAACAAAGTCAAGAAGTTATCAATTATATAAATATGCTAGATTTACCTTATTCTGAAGCCATACAAAATCACATGGTCCTTATGGTCTCAGGCATTATTACCACCGAGGGAAGCAAAAATGTTTCCAGGATCTATTCAAAGCATACCTGTAACCGGGATAGAAGCTGTGGTTCAAGATTCCTCGGACAGTATAAATGGAGTAACGATTATGTGGACCACAAGAGAATTAACCATTCTCTAAATGTTGTCCGTAATAGCGTGAATGAAGATACTTCAGGCTTTCTCATCATAGACGACTCTTTGAGTAAAAAAGATAAGTCTACCAAAAAGATTGAAGGCCTTGATTTCCACCATTCACACAGTGACGGAAAACCCATGTGGTCTCATTGCGTAGTTACTTCTCATTATAAAATTTCCGAATACTCACTGCCACAAAATTTCAGGCTCTATCTTAGAAAGCAGTTCTTTGGCAATAAAGCAAAGAAGCATTTTAAGAATAAACAAGAGCTTGCAATGCAGCTTATTGATGAATTTATACCGGTTACAGAAACAACGTACTTGTTGTTGGATGCTTGGTATACATCGGGTAAAGTGATGCTCCATGCCTTAAAGAGAGGATATCACACCATTGGAAGAATAAAATCCAATAGAGTGATTTACCCAGGAGGCATTAAAACAAGTGTTAGAGAATTTTCAACCTTTATCAGTAAGGACGAAACCAGCCCAGTTACAGCAGGTGACGATACTTACTATGTTTATAGGTATGAGGGTAAAATCAATGATCTTGAAAATGCCGTTATTCTGTTTTGTTGGAGCAAGCCCGATTTATCCGATAAACCAGCATTTATACTAAGTACGGATGTTAGCCTTACCACCTCCGAAATCCTTATATATTACCAGAACCGCTGGGATATTGAGGTAAGTTACCGGTATCAAAAAAACTCACTTGGTTTTGATAAATACCAGGTAGAATCCTTAACTTCAATAAAGCGCTTCTGGAGCATGGTCTTTATGGCCTACACTTTCCTGGAGCTTTTCAGGGTTTCAAACAAGAAATCCTTAAAGCTTGATACTTTGGGAGATACCATAGGGTATTTCCGCAAACAATACTTGGTTTCAATTGCCAAGTTTGCATATACTTGTGCAGTAAAAGGGGTAACTGTCGATGCTGTTATTACCAAATTAGGGATAGCCGCATAA
- a CDS encoding DUF5305 family protein produces the protein MKISAAKKRILIITGIILILALCAYALSELLIPRYKEEEKVHYAYTSNGYIDYKVHLRPNIMYDGEFLGKDRYYVFKYIDYVDLKLKYDFASTEVADLNTKYRVTAYLQGLHGDENEVLWSKEYSLIPESTIKRQDSKVSIELSKQVYLDSYFQLKESIYLDSEVNAPVVLNVVFSVNTSAASKNGTLEDSMSPNLVIPIGSSVFKMEGEPEAKGENRIAENIKTPIPINYVKIFILFGAAFILLVIVIYIAFAKKVPPPDPFEKTIASIFKEYSERLAGMSHTISYQFSDVISINSIEDMIKIADEVGQPVFYYKVDTAMERKIEFFVFDSGRVYYMAIFGEINPEATELSQQQR, from the coding sequence TTGAAGATAAGTGCAGCCAAAAAAAGAATACTCATAATAACAGGAATTATACTGATTCTTGCTCTCTGCGCTTATGCCCTTTCAGAACTGCTGATCCCCAGATATAAGGAAGAAGAAAAAGTGCATTATGCCTATACCAGCAATGGATACATAGATTATAAAGTGCACCTGAGGCCTAATATAATGTATGACGGGGAATTTCTCGGAAAGGATAGGTATTATGTATTTAAATATATAGATTATGTGGATCTGAAATTGAAATATGACTTTGCATCTACGGAGGTTGCAGACCTCAATACCAAATACAGAGTAACCGCGTATCTTCAAGGGCTTCATGGAGATGAAAATGAGGTCCTCTGGAGCAAGGAATATAGTTTGATTCCGGAGAGCACCATAAAAAGGCAGGACTCAAAGGTATCTATTGAATTGAGCAAGCAGGTTTACCTGGACAGCTATTTCCAACTGAAGGAATCAATTTATCTGGACTCGGAAGTAAATGCTCCGGTGGTATTGAATGTTGTCTTCTCAGTAAATACATCGGCAGCTTCAAAGAATGGCACCCTGGAAGACAGCATGAGCCCAAATCTCGTCATTCCCATAGGAAGCAGCGTATTTAAAATGGAAGGAGAGCCGGAAGCTAAAGGTGAAAACCGAATTGCTGAAAACATAAAAACCCCCATACCCATAAATTACGTAAAGATTTTCATATTGTTCGGAGCAGCCTTCATACTGCTTGTTATTGTCATTTATATTGCCTTTGCCAAAAAGGTACCTCCTCCGGATCCCTTCGAGAAGACCATCGCCAGCATATTCAAGGAGTATTCGGAAAGGCTGGCAGGTATGAGCCACACCATATCATACCAGTTTTCCGATGTCATATCCATCAATTCCATCGAGGATATGATAAAGATAGCCGATGAAGTGGGGCAGCCTGTCTTCTATTACAAGGTGGATACCGCGATGGAGCGGAAAATCGAATTTTTTGTGTTTGACAGCGGAAGGGTCTACTACATGGCCATATTTGGTGAAATCAATCCGGAGGCAACAGAACTGTCCCAGCAGCAACGCTAA
- a CDS encoding response regulator, translating into MNILIVDDHPLVCIGIRNILISEKDIDNVSSANDVKSALRLMAENSYDLALVDVRLKGESGIDFIRTAKNKFPGCKYVILSSSSAFDDFDKAMQLNVDGYILKDAFTEDIVYAVKSVLRGRKYFDPVFLERMKPSQPIPQSGKNDEEQLSPREAEILDCLGKGMSNKSIADKLCISENTVKKHVSSILAKLKLSDRIQAALYANKTQNDKGE; encoded by the coding sequence ATGAACATACTGATTGTTGACGATCACCCTTTGGTATGCATCGGCATCCGGAACATACTTATTTCCGAAAAGGATATCGATAATGTGAGTTCCGCCAATGATGTAAAATCTGCATTGAGGCTGATGGCTGAAAACAGCTATGACCTGGCGCTGGTAGATGTCAGGCTGAAGGGTGAGAGCGGCATTGATTTTATACGCACCGCCAAGAATAAGTTTCCTGGGTGCAAATATGTAATTCTGTCGTCCTCATCGGCCTTCGACGATTTTGACAAGGCGATGCAGCTCAATGTCGATGGTTATATACTAAAAGATGCTTTTACTGAGGATATTGTATATGCAGTAAAGTCTGTTCTCAGGGGAAGGAAGTACTTTGATCCTGTTTTTTTGGAGAGAATGAAACCTTCCCAGCCAATACCGCAATCCGGCAAAAATGACGAGGAACAGTTGTCTCCCAGGGAGGCTGAAATTTTGGACTGCCTGGGAAAGGGCATGTCAAATAAAAGCATCGCAGATAAATTATGCATAAGTGAAAATACCGTCAAGAAACATGTGAGCAGCATTCTGGCAAAACTAAAATTAAGCGACAGGATACAGGCAGCACTTTATGCAAACAAAACCCAAAATGACAAAGGGGAATAA
- a CDS encoding cytochrome c biogenesis CcdA family protein has protein sequence MNSVYYLLTFTEGVLTFISPCILPMLPIYFSYLAGTSGNDKTQNAAGKSNLLANSFAFVLGFTLVFVALGATVTTLGHFLINNRSLLQKISGLIMMVFGLSFMGILNLKFLNMEKRLDFKFEKLRFFSSILFGMVFGFGWTPCLGTFLGSALALASSSKTITQGVLLLLVYSIGLGIPFILTSVLFEKVKGAFKLIQKHSRTISIVSGILLVIAGILVFTDSLKYMSFQ, from the coding sequence TTGAACTCAGTTTACTATTTGCTTACTTTTACCGAAGGAGTTCTTACATTCATTTCTCCATGCATTTTGCCCATGCTTCCGATATATTTTTCATATCTGGCTGGAACCTCAGGGAATGATAAGACGCAAAATGCTGCTGGTAAAAGCAATCTTCTTGCAAATTCCTTCGCTTTTGTGCTGGGCTTCACTCTGGTTTTTGTTGCTCTTGGAGCAACTGTTACTACACTGGGACATTTTCTTATAAATAACCGCAGTCTCCTGCAGAAAATCAGCGGGCTGATCATGATGGTATTCGGATTGAGCTTTATGGGAATATTAAATTTAAAGTTTTTAAATATGGAAAAAAGACTGGATTTCAAATTCGAAAAGCTGCGCTTTTTCAGCTCGATTTTATTTGGCATGGTTTTTGGTTTCGGCTGGACTCCCTGCCTGGGTACTTTTTTGGGTTCCGCCCTTGCTCTGGCCAGCAGTTCGAAGACAATAACCCAGGGAGTGCTTTTACTTTTGGTTTACTCCATAGGTCTCGGCATACCGTTTATTCTCACATCAGTTTTATTTGAAAAAGTAAAAGGAGCTTTCAAACTGATCCAAAAACACAGCCGGACAATAAGCATTGTATCCGGGATATTGCTGGTTATCGCAGGTATTTTGGTTTTCACCGACAGTTTGAAATATATGAGTTTTCAATAG
- a CDS encoding signal peptidase I — MGKREYEALIIIAIILLSLILGNTVLPVLLGSSIYINVFKPVFWLAMSIYIWKQPRIRFKGKLKLYSFILIWSAICGITYMSVYFAGGFMDGIGASPYSRKLTGILINVLSFGSVLLMMELVRNYIINRVKKKYVPLFFILVVLVFSLYRLNLKIMMSIETWQQAVQYVAEFAGPEIMTNILLTYMVYIGGAYPAIIYIALTTLPIWISPVLPNLRWITKAFIGIMMPTVFIITIHQVYRKQARELKLRDQKREKPAAWIAVSIFSIALIWFAAGVFPIFPTIILTGSMEPTIYPGDVALMVKTNGKDLNIGDVIQYWTGDIFIVHRIISIDEKTGRYQTKGDNNSAPDLRLVDAGQIRGKMVGVVPKIGMISVLFRSGRQIPREEVEF, encoded by the coding sequence ATGGGCAAAAGAGAATACGAAGCGCTGATAATAATTGCAATCATACTGTTGTCATTAATTCTTGGCAATACGGTTTTACCGGTACTCCTCGGGTCTTCCATATACATTAACGTTTTTAAGCCGGTTTTCTGGCTTGCTATGTCCATCTATATATGGAAGCAGCCTAGAATCAGGTTCAAAGGCAAGCTAAAGCTTTATAGTTTCATACTCATATGGTCTGCGATATGCGGGATCACATACATGTCGGTCTATTTTGCCGGAGGCTTTATGGACGGCATCGGAGCAAGTCCGTATTCCAGAAAATTGACCGGAATCCTGATCAATGTACTGAGCTTCGGAAGCGTACTGCTCATGATGGAATTGGTGAGAAACTACATTATTAACCGCGTTAAGAAAAAGTATGTGCCCCTGTTTTTCATCTTAGTGGTGTTGGTCTTCAGCCTGTACCGGCTGAATCTTAAAATCATGATGAGCATTGAGACATGGCAGCAGGCGGTGCAGTATGTTGCTGAATTTGCAGGTCCGGAGATAATGACAAACATACTGCTCACATATATGGTATACATAGGCGGTGCATACCCTGCTATAATATATATAGCCTTGACAACCCTGCCAATATGGATATCCCCCGTGCTTCCAAACCTGAGGTGGATTACTAAAGCCTTTATAGGCATTATGATGCCTACGGTTTTTATCATTACAATACATCAGGTTTACAGGAAACAGGCCAGGGAGCTGAAACTCAGGGATCAAAAGCGGGAAAAACCAGCTGCCTGGATAGCTGTAAGCATATTCAGCATTGCCTTGATATGGTTTGCCGCCGGAGTATTTCCCATCTTCCCCACCATAATTCTTACAGGAAGTATGGAGCCTACTATTTATCCGGGGGATGTCGCCCTTATGGTAAAGACCAATGGAAAGGATCTCAACATCGGAGATGTCATACAGTACTGGACTGGTGATATCTTTATAGTGCACCGTATCATTTCAATAGACGAAAAAACCGGAAGATACCAGACAAAGGGTGATAATAACAGCGCACCTGACTTGAGGCTGGTGGACGCAGGACAAATAAGGGGCAAAATGGTGGGGGTGGTGCCTAAGATCGGCATGATAAGTGTATTATTCCGTTCAGGCAGGCAGATACCTAGAGAAGAAGTGGAGTTTTAA
- a CDS encoding glutaredoxin family protein, translating into MSVKVYSTPTCPWCTVAKNYLKSKNIEFDDIDVSRDREAAVEMIQKSGQRGVPVIDIDGNIIVGFNQAAIDKFLNI; encoded by the coding sequence ATGTCAGTTAAGGTTTATTCCACACCTACATGCCCATGGTGTACCGTGGCTAAGAATTATCTCAAGTCAAAGAATATCGAGTTTGACGATATTGACGTATCACGAGACAGAGAAGCAGCAGTAGAAATGATACAGAAATCCGGTCAAAGGGGTGTCCCCGTAATTGACATAGACGGGAATATAATTGTCGGTTTCAATCAGGCAGCTATTGACAAGTTCTTGAATATATAG
- a CDS encoding NAD(P)/FAD-dependent oxidoreductase, with translation MIDVIIIGKGPAGISAALYTQRANLATLIISRDGSSLDKAAKIENYYGLEEPISGKELLEIGEKQARRLGVEILKEEVIGITYLYDEKCFKVSTEKSEHYSRTVLIATGQPQKRIAIDGLEDFEGKGVSYCTTCDGFFYRDMSVGVIGNGAYAVHEAMELEAFTKDITLFTHGADLDITGELADKAGRFKINTRPILKLSGDEFLQEIHFKDGTSQKIDGLFVAYGTASSVDFAQKLGIITENNAIVVDNGQSTNIEGVFAAGDCTGGFKQISVAVGQGAVAGKSIIEFVRHMKK, from the coding sequence ATTATTGATGTCATTATTATAGGAAAAGGACCGGCCGGGATTTCGGCTGCTTTATATACCCAGAGAGCCAACCTTGCAACATTGATTATAAGCAGGGATGGAAGCTCTCTGGATAAAGCGGCTAAAATCGAAAATTATTATGGCCTGGAGGAGCCCATCAGTGGCAAAGAACTTCTGGAAATAGGAGAAAAGCAGGCGCGGAGGTTGGGAGTAGAAATTCTGAAGGAAGAAGTTATAGGCATTACGTATCTGTATGATGAAAAATGCTTTAAAGTCTCCACAGAAAAGAGCGAACACTACTCTCGGACAGTCCTGATTGCTACAGGGCAACCGCAGAAAAGAATCGCCATTGACGGTTTGGAGGATTTTGAGGGAAAAGGAGTAAGCTATTGTACCACCTGCGATGGCTTCTTCTACAGAGATATGTCTGTGGGAGTGATAGGAAACGGTGCTTATGCAGTTCATGAGGCAATGGAGCTGGAGGCATTTACCAAGGATATCACTCTGTTTACCCACGGTGCGGACCTGGATATCACAGGAGAACTGGCGGATAAGGCAGGCAGATTTAAGATAAACACCCGTCCGATACTGAAGTTATCCGGGGATGAATTCTTACAGGAAATTCACTTTAAGGATGGGACAAGTCAGAAGATTGACGGGCTGTTTGTTGCATACGGCACTGCTTCCAGTGTGGATTTTGCGCAAAAACTCGGTATTATAACAGAAAACAATGCTATTGTGGTGGATAATGGGCAAAGTACAAACATAGAGGGGGTTTTTGCTGCCGGGGATTGCACCGGAGGTTTTAAGCAGATATCAGTGGCTGTAGGGCAGGGAGCAGTTGCAGGAAAGAGCATCATCGAATTTGTGAGGCATATGAAAAAGTAG